The Acidobacteriota bacterium sequence CCGATCCAGCTCTTGACGAGCGTCACCCGCACGCGCGGCGCCGTCTCGTTCCGCTTTGCCGACGGCCTCATCCCTCGGTGCCCTTCCCGGCTTCCGCCGGCGAATCGGCCTCGGCTTCCGCCTTGGATTCCGGCTCGGACGCAGCCGCGTCCGCGGGTTCCCCGTCGGACTCCGCAACGGCTTCGGGCGCCGGGGCTTCCGCCGGCTCCGCAGCCGCTTCGGCTTGTGCAGCAGCTTCGGGCGCCGGAGCGTCCGCTGGCTCCGCAGCCGCCGGTTCAGGCGGGGCCGGTGCCGCCGCCGGTTCAGGTTCGGGCTCGGCCGGCGTCTCGGCCGCCGCCGTGGCCGCGGCCACGGCCGCATCCGCCGCCGCCTCCACGTCCACCACAGCCCGGTGCGTGACGCGTGTCGCCTCCGCCTCCAGTTGCTCGAGCGACCGCCCGCGCAGGCGCGCCACCTTCACGGGGTCCTTCAGGCCCGCCAGTCCCGCGAATGTCGCCCGGACCACGTTCTGCGGGTTGTCCGACCCGAGAGACTTCGTGAGGATGTCGTGCACGCCGGCCAGCTCCACCACAGCGCGGACCGCGCCGCCGGCAATGATGCCGGTTCCTTCCGGGGCCGGCTTCAACAGGACGCGCCCGGCGCCGAAGCGGCCCAGAATCGGGTGAGGAATCGATGTCGCCTGCAGCGGAACCCGGATCAATGCCTTCTTCGCCGCCTCGATCCCCTTCTTGATCGCCGACGGAACCTCCTTCGCCTTGCCGACCGCGTAGCCGCAGTGCCCGGCGCCGTCTCCCACCACCACGAGGGCGCTGAAGCTGAGGTTCTTTCCCCCCTTCACCACCTTCGTGACGCGGTTGATGGAGACGACCGAGTCCTTCAGGTCGAGCGTGGTCGGATCGATCTTGACGTGTTCGTCGCCCATGGGTCTCCTAAAACTCCAGCCCGCCCTTGCGGGCTGCGTCGGCCACCGCCCGAACGCGGCCGTGGTACAGGAATCCGCCGCGGTCGAACACCACGCGGGTCACCCCCTCCTTGCGCGCCCGCTCCGCGATCGCCGTTCCGACGATGTCCGCTCCCGCCTTGTTGCCGCCGCGAGCGCCGTTCGTGAACTGCTTCCGGATCCCCGGTTCGGTGCTCGAGGCCGCGGCAAGCGTCCGGCCCGACAGATCGTCGATGACCTGCGCGGAGATGTGCGCCAGGCTGCGGTTCACGGCGAGACGGGGCCGCTCGGGGGTCCCGTTGATTCGCTGACGCTGGCGCAACCGCAGCCGGGTCCGCCGATCTTTTCTCGTCTTGACTCGCATCGCGTGTCGCTCTTGTACAGCTCCCGACGCCACCTAGGCGCCGGTCTTGCCCACCTTCTTCTTCAGCACTTCACCGGTGTAGCGGATCCCCTTCTGCTTGTAGGGGTCCGGCTTCCGCAACGCCCGGATGTCCGCCGCCACCTGCCCTACCCGCTGGCGATCGATGCCGCTCACCGTGATGTGCGTTTGCTTCTCAATCGCCACGTCGATCCCTTCCGGAACATCGAAGTGGATCGGATGCGAGTACCCCAACTGGAACACGACCTGCCGGCCCGAAGCCTCGGCGCGATAACCGATGCCGACGATGTCGAGCTCCTTCTTGAACCCCACCGCCACGCCCTGCACCGCGTTCGCCACCAGGCTGCGCGCAAGGCCCCGGAACTTCTGGAGGGCCGGAGCGTCGCTGAGCGGCTGCGCCAGCAGCACGCCATCCGCCTGCTCGATGCGGACGCCGGGAGGCAATGCCTGCGTCATCGCCCCCTTCGGTCCCTTCACCTCGACGGCGTCGTCGCGGATCGACACGTTCACGCCCCCGGGGAGCGGGATCGGACGCTTGCCTACCCGCGACATGCCGGCCTCCTACCAGACATTGCACAGCACCTCGCCGCCGACGCCCGCCTTGGCGGCGTCCCGGCCCGTCATCACGCCGCGCGACGTCGTCAGGATGCTCGTCCCGAGACCGGCCAGCACCGGCGGCGCCTTGTCGCGGCCGTAGTACACGCGGCGCCCGGGGCGGCTCACGCGCTGGAGGCCGGTCAGGACCCGCTCGCCGTGCGGGCCGTACTTCAGGTACAGCCGCAACGTGGGCAACGGATGGGTACCCCGCGGGTTCTTCAACTCGATCTGACGGAATCCGGAGATGTATCCCTCACTCTCGAGGATCCGCGCGATGTCCGCCTTCAGGCGCGAAGCGGGAACGTCCACCCGCGGCCGGCGACTCCGCGTCGCATTCCGCACGCGCGTCAACATGTCGGCAATCTGATCGGCCATGTTCTACCAGTGACTCCTCGGAACTGCCCGGTTACCAACTGCTCTTGGTCACGCCCGCGATCTCGCCCTGCAGCGCCAGCTCGCGGAAGCAGAGCCGGCACAGCTGGAACTTCCGGAGGTACCCGCGGGGCCGGCCGCAGACCTTGCAGCGGTTGCGCAGCCGCACCTTGAACTTCGGGGGTTTCCGTTCCTTCGCGATCTTCGCGAGCGTGGCCATAAGTGCTCCTCGTCCCTGCCTCGGGCTCCTAGTTCCGCCTGAACGGCATCCCCAACAACTGCAGCAACCGGCGACCCTCCTCGTCGGTCGTCGCCGTCGTCACCATGCAGACGTTCATTCCTCGCGCGTGGTCGACCTGCATGTAGTCGATCTCCAGGAAGATCAACTGATCCTTCAGCCCGAGCGTGTAGTTGCCGCGGCCATCGAAACCATTGGGCGACACGCCCCGGAAGTCCCGGACGCGCGGCAACGCGATCGACACGAGCCGGTCGAGGAACTCGTACATGCGCGGGCCACGCAGCGTCACCATGGCGCCGATGGGCATTCCCTGGCGCACCTTGAACTGCGCCACAGACTTCCGCGCCCGCCGAACCACCGACTTCTGCCCGGTGATGAGGGCCAGCTCCCGCGATCCGACGTCAATCAGCTTCGCGTTCTGGGTCGCCCCACCGAGGCCCATGTTGACCACGATGCGCTCCAGCTTCGGCACCGCCATCACGTTGGTGTAGCCGAACTCCTTTGTGAGAGCCGGCACCACCTCCGCCTGGTAACGTTCGCGCAAACGGCTCATTTGTCCACGGCTCCGTCACACTTGCGGCAGACCCGCACCTTGCGGCCATCGCCCAGAATCTGACGACCGATCCGCGCCGGCGCGCCGCATTCCGGGCAGACGATCTGCACGTTCGAGGCGTGCACCGACGCTTCGCGCTCCACGATGCCGCCCTTCACGTTGGCCCGCGGGTTCGGGCGCGTGTGCCGCTTGATGAAGTTCACCCCTTCGACCACCACGCGGTTGCGCTTCGGGAATACCTTCAGCACGCGCCCCTTCTTGCCACGGTCCTTGCCCGCGACGACAATCACGCTGTCGTTCTTCCGGACCGGTGTGCGCAGATGCGACATCGTTGGTTCCTCGACCTACAGCACTTCCGGCGCGAGCGAGACGATCTTCATGAACTTCCGCTCACGCAACTCCCGCGCCACCGGCCCGAACACGCGCGTCCCGACCGGTTCGTTCTGATCGTTGATGAGCACCGCCGCGTTCCGATCGAACCGGATGTAGGTGCCGTCGCGGCGGCGCTGCTCCTTGTGCGTCCGGACGATGACCGCCTTGACCACCTGTCCCTTCTTGACGGTTGCGTCGGGCGCGGCTTCCTTGACGGAAGCGGTCACAACGTCGCCAAGTCTCGCGTAGCGGCCGGTCGCTCCGCCCAGCGCGTTGATCACGGCGATCCGCCGCGCCCCGGAGTTGTCCGCGACATCGAGCACGGACTGCATCTGGATCATCGTTCTGGCGCTCCTACACCGTCTCCGCGCGCTCGATGACGCGGGTCACGACAAACCGCTTCCGGCGGCTCAACGGACGCGATTCCACCATGGCCACGCGGTCGCCAACCTGGGCGGCGTTCTCCTCGTCGTGCGCCATGAAGGTCTGCGTGCGCCGGCGTATCTTCTGGTAAACGTCGTGACTCACCCGGCGTTCCACCGCCACGGTGACCCCCTTGTCCATCTTGTCCCGGACCACTACGCCAACCACTTCGCGCTGCTTGCCCATCGTTCGCTCACTCACCCGACGCTAATCGGTGGACGCCCCCTCCGGGGAAGCTTCATTACCCCCCGCCGGCGTTTCCTGGGACCCCCGCTCGCGCAGCACGGTCAGGCCGCGCGCCCGGTCCCGCCGGAGGCTCCGCACCTTGTTCGCGGCGTCGACCGATCCCATCGACTTCTGCAGCCTGGCGCGGAACACCTGATCATCCAGGTCGCGGACCCGCTGCGCTATATCCTGGGTTCCCAGCTCCCGGAACTCGGACGCCTTCATCGCACTAGTTCTCCGACTGACCGAACCGCGCCGTGAAGCGCGCGTGGATGGGCAGCTTGGCGGCGGCCAGCTCCATCGCCCGCTTCGCGTCGGCGGCGCTGACCCCCTCCATCTCGAAGAGGATCCGGCCGGGGCGGACCACCGCCACCCACTGCTCCGGCGCGCCCTTGCCCTTGCCCATCCGCGTCTCCTGCGGCTTCTTCGTGATCGGCTTGTCCGGGAAGACGCGGACCCAGATCTTGCCGCCGCGCTTGACGAACCGGGTCATCGCGACCCGGGCCGCCTCGATCTGCCGATCCGTAATCCAGCACGCCTCCATCGCCCGGAGACCGTAGTCGCCGAACGCCACGGTCGAGCCGCGCCACGCCTTGCCCGCCATCCGTCCGCGGTGCTGTTTCCGGTGCTTGACCTTCTTCGGCTGCAACATGGCGTGATTCCTGCCGTC is a genomic window containing:
- a CDS encoding 30S ribosomal protein S5 → MGDEHVKIDPTTLDLKDSVVSINRVTKVVKGGKNLSFSALVVVGDGAGHCGYAVGKAKEVPSAIKKGIEAAKKALIRVPLQATSIPHPILGRFGAGRVLLKPAPEGTGIIAGGAVRAVVELAGVHDILTKSLGSDNPQNVVRATFAGLAGLKDPVKVARLRGRSLEQLEAEATRVTHRAVVDVEAAADAAVAAATAAAETPAEPEPEPAAAPAPPEPAAAEPADAPAPEAAAQAEAAAEPAEAPAPEAVAESDGEPADAAASEPESKAEAEADSPAEAGKGTEG
- a CDS encoding 50S ribosomal protein L18 → MRVKTRKDRRTRLRLRQRQRINGTPERPRLAVNRSLAHISAQVIDDLSGRTLAAASSTEPGIRKQFTNGARGGNKAGADIVGTAIAERARKEGVTRVVFDRGGFLYHGRVRAVADAARKGGLEF
- a CDS encoding 50S ribosomal protein L6 — translated: MSRVGKRPIPLPGGVNVSIRDDAVEVKGPKGAMTQALPPGVRIEQADGVLLAQPLSDAPALQKFRGLARSLVANAVQGVAVGFKKELDIVGIGYRAEASGRQVVFQLGYSHPIHFDVPEGIDVAIEKQTHITVSGIDRQRVGQVAADIRALRKPDPYKQKGIRYTGEVLKKKVGKTGA
- the rpsH gene encoding 30S ribosomal protein S8, coding for MADQIADMLTRVRNATRSRRPRVDVPASRLKADIARILESEGYISGFRQIELKNPRGTHPLPTLRLYLKYGPHGERVLTGLQRVSRPGRRVYYGRDKAPPVLAGLGTSILTTSRGVMTGRDAAKAGVGGEVLCNVW
- a CDS encoding type Z 30S ribosomal protein S14, which encodes MATLAKIAKERKPPKFKVRLRNRCKVCGRPRGYLRKFQLCRLCFRELALQGEIAGVTKSSW
- the rplE gene encoding 50S ribosomal protein L5 — encoded protein: MSRLRERYQAEVVPALTKEFGYTNVMAVPKLERIVVNMGLGGATQNAKLIDVGSRELALITGQKSVVRRARKSVAQFKVRQGMPIGAMVTLRGPRMYEFLDRLVSIALPRVRDFRGVSPNGFDGRGNYTLGLKDQLIFLEIDYMQVDHARGMNVCMVTTATTDEEGRRLLQLLGMPFRRN
- a CDS encoding 50S ribosomal protein L24, whose protein sequence is MSHLRTPVRKNDSVIVVAGKDRGKKGRVLKVFPKRNRVVVEGVNFIKRHTRPNPRANVKGGIVEREASVHASNVQIVCPECGAPARIGRQILGDGRKVRVCRKCDGAVDK
- the rplN gene encoding 50S ribosomal protein L14, which codes for MIQMQSVLDVADNSGARRIAVINALGGATGRYARLGDVVTASVKEAAPDATVKKGQVVKAVIVRTHKEQRRRDGTYIRFDRNAAVLINDQNEPVGTRVFGPVARELRERKFMKIVSLAPEVL
- the rpsQ gene encoding 30S ribosomal protein S17; amino-acid sequence: MGKQREVVGVVVRDKMDKGVTVAVERRVSHDVYQKIRRRTQTFMAHDEENAAQVGDRVAMVESRPLSRRKRFVVTRVIERAETV
- the rpmC gene encoding 50S ribosomal protein L29; this translates as MKASEFRELGTQDIAQRVRDLDDQVFRARLQKSMGSVDAANKVRSLRRDRARGLTVLRERGSQETPAGGNEASPEGASTD
- the rplP gene encoding 50S ribosomal protein L16 codes for the protein MLQPKKVKHRKQHRGRMAGKAWRGSTVAFGDYGLRAMEACWITDRQIEAARVAMTRFVKRGGKIWVRVFPDKPITKKPQETRMGKGKGAPEQWVAVVRPGRILFEMEGVSAADAKRAMELAAAKLPIHARFTARFGQSEN